The Argopecten irradians isolate NY chromosome 6, Ai_NY, whole genome shotgun sequence genome has a window encoding:
- the LOC138325599 gene encoding chromosome partition protein Smc-like, with protein sequence MPLPTQEKAAGMTTRGGSTSKPEKRQSGCGGEVKDRRTVEDRLDELLSSMLTRDYLDRQIKQLKMDIHAENKEITERLEGRIYELETDNEDLRKTVGSLEKEIESLHAARDKTEIKLNDLEQHGRKDSLRIIGLEDKSENESVEECVEKIVRFVTDKLEVSLNKNDINIAHRLGNFTRTKPRNIIVKFTSRRKKHDIIRARKKLRGSGQVIFEDLTRNNQQILKDAFRLKCVKNTYSIDGKLFAVLTNGKKRRLFMDTPLSEEYLMNDGNFRRL encoded by the coding sequence ATGCCACTACCTACTCAAGAAAAAGCTGCAGGAATGACGACGAGGGGAGGTTCTACAAGTAAACCTGAAAAACGCCAAAGTGGATGTGGTGGCGAAGTGAAAGATAGACGAACAGTAGAAGATAGACTTGATGAACTTCTTTCCTCTATGCTTACACGAGACTACCTTGATAGGCAGATCAAACAACTAAAAATGGACATACACGCAGAAAACAAAGAAATCACTGAACGTCTAGAAGGAAGAATTTACGAGTTAGAAACGGACAATGAAGATCTCCGGAAGACAGTGGGCAGTCTAGAGAAAGAAATAGAAAGTCTACATGCAGCGAGAGATAAGACAGAAATCAAGCTTAACGACCTGGAGCAGCATGGAAGAAAAGATTCACTTAGAATTATTGGACTAGAGGATAAATCAGAAAATGAATCCGTAGAAGAATGTGTCGAGAAAATAGTAAGATTTGTGACGGACAAATTGGAAGTCAGTCTGAATAAGAATGACATTAATATCGCGCACAGACTGGGAAATTTCACCCGAACGAAGCCCAGGAACATAATTGTGAAATTCACGTCACGAAGGAAAAAACATGACATTATACGTGCACGGAAGAAACTTCGGGGTAGTGGGCAAGTCATATTTGAGGATCTTACGAGGAATAACCAACAGATACTGAAAGACGCGTTTCGTCTGAAGTGTGTCAAAAATACATACAGTATTGATGGGAAATTATTTGCGGTACTAACTAACGGGAAAAAACGCAGACTGTTTATGGACACACCATTGAGCGAGGAATACCTCATGAACGATGGAAATTTTAGGAGACTGTga